A single window of Nicotiana sylvestris chromosome 3, ASM39365v2, whole genome shotgun sequence DNA harbors:
- the LOC104215030 gene encoding F-box/kelch-repeat protein At1g80440-like, translating to MDLLPGLPNDIALECLIRLPLDQFSKAASVCSHWKNEIKHPAFRQRRKSSGFTRPVFALAQAMVTTIRKPHGVTTLSSTQFYRLSLYDPEKGNWYDLPPIPELVEGIPMFCRVVGVGSDLIVIGGCDPVNWQVMNSVFIYNFISGSWRRGADMPGEQRLFFGCGSDSERFVLVAGGHDDGKNALKSVLLYDVAKDEWVTLPEMAMERDECNSVFHRGKFHVIGGYPTHAQGQFQRSAEVFDLATRQWCLEEDFLGADTCPQTCLEGDDGRLYMCQDGDVVVKYDATWRHVSELPGEISNVVYLTAWQGKLLTVGNAGFDELHGGYELHLRNTSSKEKTWTKVDIPDEYCGHIQSVCCLEI from the coding sequence ATGGATCTTCTACCGGGTCTTCCCAACGATATTGCTCTTGAATGTCTCATTCGTCTTCCTCTCGACCAATTCTCTAAAGCTGCTTCTGTATGCAGCCATTGGAAAAACGAGATTAAGCACCCTGCCTTTCGCCAACGACGAAAATCTTCGGGTTTTACCCGACCCGTTTTTGCTTTGGCCCAAGCTATGGTTACTACCATCAGAAAACCTCATGGTGTTACGACTCTCTCGTCTACCCAATTTTATCGCCTCTCGCTTTACGATCCAGAGAAGGGAAATTGGTACGATTTGCCGCCCATACCCGAGTTAGTCGAGGGAATACCCATGTTTTGCCGGGTTGTCGGAGTTGGGTCGGATTTAATTGTAATCGGCGGGTGTGACCCGGTTAATTGGCAAGTTATGAACTCTGTTTTCATCTACAATTTTATATCAGGTTCGTGGCGTCGTGGGGCTGACATGCCGGGAGAACAGAGGCTGTTCTTCGGATGCGGCTCGGATTCCGAGAGATTTGTGTTAGTCGCCGGTGGACATGACGATGGGAAAAATGCATTAAAATCGGTTCTGTTATATGACGTGGCAAAAGACGAGTGGGTTACGCTGCCGGAAATGGCGATGGAGCGAGACGAGTGCAACAGCGTATTTCACCGAGGGAAATTCCACGTCATTGGCGGCTATCCTACGCATGCACAAGGTCAGTTCCAGCGTAGCGCTGAGGTGTTCGATCTCGCCACACGGCAGTGGTGCCTCGAAGAGGACTTTCTAGGTGCTGACACGTGTCCGCAAACTTGCTTAGAAGGCGATGATGGGAGATTATACATGTGCCAAGATGGTGACGTGGTGGTCAAATATGATGCCACGTGGAGACACGTGTCTGAGTTGCCTGGTGAGATTTCTAACGTGGTATATTTGACAGCGTGGCAGGGCAAGTTGCTAACCGTGGGCAATGCCGGATTCGATGAACTCCACGGAGGTTATGAACTTCATTTGAGAAATACTAGCAGTAAAGAAAAGACATGGACCAAAGTGGACATACCAGATGAATATTGTGGCCATATTCAATCAGTTTGTTGTTTAGAGATATGA